In Halococcus salifodinae DSM 8989, one DNA window encodes the following:
- a CDS encoding CinA family protein encodes MAQDPNEPPIEERLGDALRETDATIAVAESCTGGLVGSLLTDVPGSSDYFDRSLVTYSSRAKRALLAVPREDLDAHGAVSAPVARAMARGARDTADTTWGVATTGIAGPDGGTDEKPVGTVHVGVAYAGGWGTGDSAAATEHHVFEGSRREVKRKIAERALRAVLEQLDERRNPNSNDTA; translated from the coding sequence ATGGCCCAGGACCCGAACGAACCACCGATTGAGGAGCGCCTCGGCGACGCACTCCGGGAGACCGACGCGACGATCGCGGTCGCAGAGTCGTGTACTGGGGGACTGGTCGGCTCGCTGCTCACCGACGTCCCGGGATCGAGCGACTACTTCGATCGCTCGCTCGTGACCTACTCCTCGCGGGCCAAGCGCGCGCTGCTCGCCGTTCCGCGCGAAGATTTGGATGCCCACGGCGCGGTCAGCGCGCCGGTCGCTCGCGCGATGGCACGCGGCGCGCGCGACACCGCCGACACGACGTGGGGCGTCGCCACGACCGGGATCGCGGGGCCCGACGGCGGCACCGACGAGAAACCCGTCGGCACAGTTCATGTCGGCGTCGCCTACGCCGGCGGATGGGGAACTGGCGACTCGGCTGCGGCGACCGAACACCATGTTTTCGAGGGGTCGCGCCGCGAGGTCAAGCGAAAAATCGCCGAGCGCGCGCTCAGGGCGGTGCTCGAACAGCTCGATGAGCGCCGGAACCCGAACTCGAACGACACGGCTTAA